One stretch of Echeneis naucrates chromosome 11, fEcheNa1.1, whole genome shotgun sequence DNA includes these proteins:
- the txnipa gene encoding thioredoxin interacting protein a, with protein sequence MVAMTRRIKTFQIIFTDPCKTFYCGGDKLCGHIEVEVNEITRVSAVKVLGLGRAKVGYAKGKHRCRQEAEYLRYEEVLRLDQQPTDADGLVVLRPGNKYKYMFGFELPQQGQLVSSYKGKFGYVEYFVKALMERPHQPPLECKKNFEVEEPLDVNTPDLLSPTGGMKEKKVTCMFIPDGQVSLNAKIDRRGFCEGEDICINAKFENTCSRIVVPKAAIIAKQTYQANGRTKVFRQKLSSVRGNHIISGMCDAWQGKTIRVPKIKPSMLGCNIIRVEYALMIYVHIPGSEKLILELPLVIGTAGLGSRSNSVSSQEGSVSNASQSWVSLRMPSEPPSYSDSTRDCRLDQPFTPLLDDFDGDNSPIFMNEPAFQFPPPPIYTEVEEEYGGNAHILPVC encoded by the exons ATGGTGGCCATGACCAGGCGAATCAAAACCTTCCAAATTATATTCACAGATCCGTGCAAGACTTTTTACTGCGGCGGGGATAAACTATGCGGTCACATCGAGGTGGAAGTGAACGAGATAACGCGCGTATCCGCAGTGAAAGTCTTGGGTCTGGGTCGAGCCAAGGTTGGCTACGCCAAAGGGAAGCATCGGTGCCGGCAGGAGGCAGAGTACCTCCGGTATGAAGAGGTCCTGCGACTGGACCAACAGCCTACAG ATGCTGATGGATTAGTTGTCCTGAGGCCTGGAAATAAGTACAAGTACATGTTTGGATTTGAACTCCCGCAGCAGGG GCAGTTGGTGTCTTCGTACAAAGGGAAATTTGGCTATGTAGAGTACTTTGTAAAAGCCCTGATGGAAAGGCCACATCAGCCTCCCCTCGAGTGCAAGAAGAACTTTGAGGTGGAGGAGCCACTTGATGTCAATACTCCAGACCTGCTG TCTCCCACAGGTGgtatgaaagagaagaaagtcaCCTGCATGTTTATCCCCGATGGCCAGGTGTCATTGAATGCTAAAATTGATCGCCGTGGCTTCTGTGAAGGCGAAGACATTTGCATCAATGCAAAGTTTGAGAACACTTGCTCCCGTATTGTTGTGCCAAAGGCTGCCATTATTGCGAAACAGACATACCAGGCAAATGGACGCACTAAGGTCTTTCGCCAGAAGCTCTCTTCAGTGCGTGGAAACCATATAATCTCTGGCATGTGTGATGCCTGGCAGGGGAAGACCATCAGGGTACCAAAGATTAAACCATCCATGCTTGGTTGCAACATCATCCGTGTGGAGTATGCATTGATG ATTTATGTCCACATCCCTGGTAGTGAGAAGTTGATCCTGGAGCTGCCCCTGGTTATTGGGACTGCTGGTCTGGGAAGCCGCAGTAACAGTGTGAGTAGCCAGGAGGGTTCGGTCAGTAATGCCTCCCAGAGCTGGGTGAGCTTGAGGATGCCTTCTGAACCTCCGAGCTACTCTGACAGCACCAGAGACTGCCGCCTAGACCAACCCTTCACACCACTTTTGGATGACTTTGATGGGGACAACAGTCCTATCTTCATGAATGAACCAGCTTTCCAGTTCCCGCCACCACCAATATATACCGAG GTTGAAGAGGAGTATGGTGGTAATGCTCACATACTGCCAGTATGCTGA
- the chtopa gene encoding chromatin target of PRMT1a has translation MSAASSQKVVLKSTTKVSLNERFTNMLKNKQPTAVSIRATMQQQHLASARNRRLAQQMENRPSVQAALNHKQSLKQRLGKSNIQARLGRPVGALMRGGAAAGRGGMRGMTRGSLRGRARGGVMRGALSLRGKRVPTGAPMRGRGSASRLAMRRGGRHRGGAASRGGPPSRGAARGGLARGRGGLRGRGGFAGRGGRGRGRGRGVGRPTVTREQLDNQLDAYMSKTKGHLDAELDAYMAQADPDSME, from the exons ATGAGTGCAGCCTCCTCCCAAAAGGTTGTCCTGAAAAGCACCACTAAAGTGTCACTGAATGAGCG CTTCACTAACATGCTGAAGAACAAGCAGCCAACTGCAGTAAGCATTCGAGCCACCATGCAACAGCAACATTTGGCCAGTGCCCGTAATCGCCGGCTGGCTCAGCAGATGGAGAATCGTCCCTCTGTGCAAGCTGCTCTGAATCACAAGCAG AGCCTGAAGCAGCGCCTGGGGAAGAGCAACATTCAGGCCAGGCTGGGCCGACCAGTCGGGGCTCTGATGcgtggaggagctgctgcaggcagaggaggaatgCGAGGGATGACCAGGGGAAGTCTCAGAGGACGAGCCAGAGGAGGAGTAATGAGGGGAGCGCTCTCCCTGAGAG GGAAACGAGTGCCCACAGGTGCTCCAATGCGTGGCCGTGGATCTGCTAGTCGTCTGGCGATGCGAAGAGGAGGTCGCCACCGTGGAGGAGCTGCCAGCAGAGGAGGACCCCCGTCCAGAGGAGCAGCACGAGGAGGTTTAGCCAGAG GGCGCGGTGGACTGCGAGGACGTGGTGGTTTTGCAGGTCGAGGTGGCCGTGGCCGTGGGCGGGGTCGAGGTGTTGGCAGACCAACTGTGACTCGTGAGCAACTAGACAACCAGCTGGATGCTTACATGTCGAAGACCAAAGGTCATCTTGATGCTGAACTGGACGCCTACATGGCCCAGGCAGACCCAGACAGCATGGAGTGA
- the snapin gene encoding SNARE-associated protein Snapin, producing MAAATMADSSLGKNMIADGLLGLLKPAIQQLDTHVHSVRESQVELREHIDSLATELCRINEHQKVALDLDPYVKKLLNARRRVVLVNNILQNAQERLRRLNHNVAKETARRKTMLEASGVFTSRSASQP from the exons ATGGCCGCGGCAACTATGGCAGACTCTTCTTTAGGTAAAAATATGATTGCAGATGGGCTGCTTGGCCTCCTGAAACCCGCCATCCAGCAGCTGGATACGCATGTTCACTCAGTCAG AGAAAGCCAGGTGGAATTAAGAGAACACATAGACAGCCTGGCCACTG AGTTATGCAGGATAAATGAACATCAGAAGGTGGCTCTAGACCTGGATCCCTATGTAAAGAAACTACTGAATGCTAGACGCAGAGTAGTGCTTGTTAACAACATACTGCAGAATGCTCAG GAACGTCTAAGGCGGCTAAACCACAATGTGGCCAAAGAAACAGCACGAAGAAAGACAATGCTAGAGGCTTCAGGAGTGTTCACATCCCGCTCAGCCAGTCAACCCTGA